The Clostridium beijerinckii genomic sequence TGGTGCAGCACCAGTTTACCCACAAGTAAAATGGATGCATGAACATGGAATAGCTGTAGATGTTATTTTAGGAAGCAGAAACAAAGATTTATTAATATATGAAGATAAATTAAAGAATGCTGCTGGAAATCTTTATGTAACAACTGATGATGGTTCATATGAATTTAAGGGAACTGGATCAGATATGCTTAAAGAGCTAGTTAATAATCAAGGTAAGAAATATGATCATGCAATTATTATTGGACCAATGATAATGATGAAATTTACTTCTATGCTAACTAAGGAATTAGGAATACCAACAACAGTAAGCTTAAATCCAATAATGGTTGATGGTACAGGTATGTGTGGTGCTTGTAGAGTTACCGTTGGAGGAGAAGTTAAGTTTGCTTGTGTTGATGGACCAGAATTTGATGGACATTTAGTAAATTACGATGAATCAATGAGAAGACAAGCTATGTATAAAACAGAAGAAGGAAAAGCACAGTTAGAGGTTGAAGAAGGAAATACTCATAGTCACGGTGGCTGTGGTTGTAGAGGTGATAAATAATGGACATGAATGAGAGATTAGTTAGAATACCAGTAAGAGAACAAGATCCAAAGGTTAGAGCAGCAAACTTTGAAGAAGTTTGTATCGGATATAACGAGGAAGAAGCAACTAAAGAAGCTTCTAGATGTTTAAACTGTAAGAATCCTAAATGTGTAGAAGGGTGTCCAGTATCAATCAATATACCAGGATTCATTTCTTATGTTAAAGATGAAAAATTTGAAGAAGCAGCAAAAGAAATTTCAAAATACAGCTCACTTCCAGCAGTTTGTGGAAGAGTATGTCCACAAGAAAGACAATGTGAAGGAAGATGTGTTTTAGGAATAAAAGGTGACTCAGTATCTATTGGTAAACTTGAAAGATTTACAGCAGATTGGGCAGCATCACATAATGTTGATTTAAGTGCAACAGAACCTAAAAATGGAATTAAAGTTGCAGTTATAGGAAGTGGTCCTGCAGGACTTACTTGTGCTGGAGATTTAGCTAAAAAAGGATATGAAGTAACTATATTTGAGGCACTTCATAAAGCAGGCGGAGTTTTAGAATATGGAATTCCAGAATTCAGACTTCCAAAAGAAAAAGTAGTTAAAAATGAAGTTGAAAACATTAAGAAACTTGGTGTTAAAATAGAAACTAATGTTATAGTTGGCAGAACTATAACTATAGATCAATTGTTTGAAGATGAAGGATTTAAAGCTGTATTTATAGGTTCAGGTGCAGGACTTCCAAGATTCATGGGAATACCAGGAGAAAATGCAAATGGAGTATGTTCAGCAAATGAATTTTTAACAAGAGTAAACTTAATGAAAGCAGCAGTAGAAGGATATGACACTCCAGTTAGATCTGGTAAAAAAGTTGCAGTAGTAGGCGGAGGAAATGTTGCTATGGACGCAGCAAGAACTGCCTTAAGACTCGGATCTGAAAGCCATATCGTTTATAGAAGAGGTGAATCAGAACTTCCAGCAAGAGTAGAAGAAGTACATCATGCTAAGGAAGAAGGAGTAATCTTTGACGTATTAACTAATCCAACAGAAATTTTAGTAGATGAAAATGGATGGGTTAAAGGAATGAAATGTGTAAGAATGGAACTTGGAGAACCAGATGCATCAGGAAGAAGAAGTCCAGTTGAAGTTCCTGGTTCAGAATTTGTTATGGATGTAGACACTGTAATAATGTCACTTGGAACATCACCAAATCCATTAATTTCATCAACAACTCAAGGGTTAGAAATTAATAAGAGAAGATGTATCGTAGCTGAAGAAGAAACAGGTCTTACTACTAAAGAAGCAGTTTATGCTGGTGGAGATGCAGTTACAGGAGCAGCAACAGTAATACTTGCTATGGGTGCTGGTAAGAAGGCAGCAAAAGCAATAGATGAGTATTTACAAGGAAAATAAATATAAACATAAAATAAATATAATTTTTATGATCAAATCCTAAATTATAAAGCCTTGGCAATATTAAATGAATATTGTCAAGGTATTTTTATTCTTTAAGGATTCGTAATGAATGTGAATTAAAGCCTATGCTCGTATAGAAGGAAGTTTTATAGTTAAGTAATTTATGCTAAAGGAGTATAATAGATATATATTTAGATATAGTAAGGAGACAAAAATGGAAAATATATTAGTTAAAGAATATTATGATTGGTTTAGCTCTTATGTAAAAAAATTTTATGGGGAAGATAGCTTAATAAATCAGAATATTGAACTTAAGGAAATACATACGCTAAAAGTCGCAGAGCATGCTGTAAATATTGCAAAATCTTTAAATTTCACCCAAGAAGAAGTTGATACAGCGGAGATAATAGGATTATTCCATGATATAGGAAGGTTTGAACAATTTAAAAAGTATAAGACATTTAGGGATGCTTTTTCAGAAAATCATGCTGCTTTAGGCGTTAAAATATTAGAAGAGAATGGAACATTAAAAAACTTAGATGACAGTAGAAGAAAGATTATTATTAAAGCTGTAAATCTTCATAATGCAAAAGATCTTCCGATGGATTTGAATAAGGAAGAATCATTGTTTTGCAAATTGATTAGAGATGCCGATAAACTTGATATTTTCAGAATCATTATGGGATATGAGAGAGAAAGAAAAAATCATCCTAATCCGGCGCTTGATAATTTACCTTTTACATCAGGCTATAATTCAGAGCTTATTAAGGACATTCGTTCAAACAAAAAAATTAGTAATAATTCACTGGAAAATTATAATGATAGAAAAATATATGAATTAAGTTGGATAATTGATTTAAATTTTTCATTTTCTCTTAACTATATAAAGGAGAGAGAAGTTTTAAAAACATTAATTAGCTGTTTGCCTAAAAATGAAGAGATTGATGACTTAGAAAGGTATCTTGATAAATATATAGAAAATTCCATAGCAAATTAATTTAATTTATCTGTAAAATGAACATTTTAATTACTTTCTGTTTGATAATAATATTTAATTTATGGCCATATTAGCTAACCTGAAACTATTAACCAAATGCTAAATGCGTTATGTTTAGTATATACACATATAAGTATGATAAGGTCTATAAAATTCAGTGTCATATAATATGTAGATATAATAACGAATAATACTTATGTTATTTGGAAAATTAACTTTATGTAATCTTTAATTGTAAAATACATTTTTATAGCAAATCATATGCTGTAATTGCCTTATAGTAAAGTACTTGAAAGTGAATTACTTCAATGAAGAGTATGTTTTGCATAAATTTATTTAAGAATGATAATTATTAAGATAGCATTGAAAAATAGTATAGTCAGGGGTGGAAAGTATGGAAAACAGTTATAATAATTTAAAAATAGCGGAACGTGGGGCTAGAGTGAGTATTATAGCGTATATAACATTATCATTATTAAAACTCGGAGTTGGTTTTTTTGCTCAATCCAAGGCATTATTAGCTGACGGAATTAATAATACTACCGATATAATAGCTTCAGTGGCAGTTTTAATTGGATTAAAGATATCAAGAAAGCCAGCTGATGATGATCATCCTTATGGTCATCTTAGAGCAGAAACAATAGCATCATTAATAGCATCTTTAATTATGATAGCTGTTGGTCTTGATGTGCTTTATAATGCGATTAAATCAGTTATCTTTTTTAACCCTAAGGCTCCTGATTTAATATCTGCTGTAGTGGCAATTTTTTGTGCTGCGGCTATTTACATGGTATATCGTTATAATATGAGGATTGCTGTTAAGATAAAAAGCTCTGGGCTAATGGCTGCTGCAAAAGATAATCTGTCAGATGCATGGGTAAGTATTGGTACGACCATAGGTATTGTTGCTTCTCAGTTTGGTTTTCCTTGGATAGATCCTCTTGCAGCTGTAGTTGTAAGTGCTTTAATATTAAAGACAGGATGGGATATATTTAGGGAGGCAACTCATAATCTATCAGATGGTTTTAGTAGAGAGAAGCTTGATGGTATAACTAAATCTATTAGCCAAGTTCCTGGGGTTAAACAAATTAAGAATATAAGAGCGCGCGTTCATGGAAATAATATTTTACTTGATTTAGTAGTTAGTGTCAGTTCTGAGTTGTCTTTAGTTGAGGGACATTCCATTACCGAAAAAATAGAAGATAAATTGAAAGAAGATCTAGATATAACGCAGGTAATGGTTCATGTTGAGCCGGATAAGTAGAAAGTATAAATGTAGTTGAGGAAAAAATAAAATTCCTCAGCTACATTTTTATTTGGAATTAATTAAGTTGTAAAAGCATAGCGAACCAATTTCGTATCGAGCGAATAATATAATATGTAGAATTTTACCAATGAATATAAAGAGATGAGCATAAAGCAGGTGTTTAAATGGATATTAATCAAATTATATTTAGTATAACACGAGGATATTGCAGATATATTGGTTCCGGTTCTTGTAGAGAAGTATTTGATCTTGGGAATGGATATGTAGTAAAAATAGCAAAGAATGCAGCTGGAATTGCACAAAATAAAACAGAGTATTATATTTCCCGTTATGACGATTCTAATCTGTTTGCGAAGGTTATAGATGTTTCGAAAAATTTTGAGTTCTTAATTATGGAGAGAGCGGATAAGGTATATAATATTACGGAAATATGGAGATATTTTGATGTTAAAAGTAAAAAAGAAATGTTTGATTTAAAACAGATAAAAAATATTTCTCAAAGTTATAATTTACTATTATGTGATTTGAATAGACAAAGTAGTTGGGGAGTAATTAATGGCAGGCCAGTAATTATTGATTATGGATTTACAAGAGAAGTAAAGGAAAAATACTATTAAATTTTTTACTAAAGCAGGATTGAGTATATCATATCCTGCTAAAATATTAGATTACTAAAATTCAAGGCAAAGACGG encodes the following:
- a CDS encoding HD domain-containing protein gives rise to the protein MENILVKEYYDWFSSYVKKFYGEDSLINQNIELKEIHTLKVAEHAVNIAKSLNFTQEEVDTAEIIGLFHDIGRFEQFKKYKTFRDAFSENHAALGVKILEENGTLKNLDDSRRKIIIKAVNLHNAKDLPMDLNKEESLFCKLIRDADKLDIFRIIMGYERERKNHPNPALDNLPFTSGYNSELIKDIRSNKKISNNSLENYNDRKIYELSWIIDLNFSFSLNYIKEREVLKTLISCLPKNEEIDDLERYLDKYIENSIAN
- a CDS encoding cation diffusion facilitator family transporter codes for the protein MENSYNNLKIAERGARVSIIAYITLSLLKLGVGFFAQSKALLADGINNTTDIIASVAVLIGLKISRKPADDDHPYGHLRAETIASLIASLIMIAVGLDVLYNAIKSVIFFNPKAPDLISAVVAIFCAAAIYMVYRYNMRIAVKIKSSGLMAAAKDNLSDAWVSIGTTIGIVASQFGFPWIDPLAAVVVSALILKTGWDIFREATHNLSDGFSREKLDGITKSISQVPGVKQIKNIRARVHGNNILLDLVVSVSSELSLVEGHSITEKIEDKLKEDLDITQVMVHVEPDK
- a CDS encoding sulfide/dihydroorotate dehydrogenase-like FAD/NAD-binding protein; its protein translation is MYKIVNKKELTNNIFSMDIEAPRVAKSAKPGQFIIIKNDEKGERIPLTIADYDQEKGTVTIVFQTVGKGTKQLAAFNEGDHVADFVGPLGVPSEFIHEDIEELKKKNFIFVAGGVGAAPVYPQVKWMHEHGIAVDVILGSRNKDLLIYEDKLKNAAGNLYVTTDDGSYEFKGTGSDMLKELVNNQGKKYDHAIIIGPMIMMKFTSMLTKELGIPTTVSLNPIMVDGTGMCGACRVTVGGEVKFACVDGPEFDGHLVNYDESMRRQAMYKTEEGKAQLEVEEGNTHSHGGCGCRGDK
- the gltA gene encoding NADPH-dependent glutamate synthase — translated: MDMNERLVRIPVREQDPKVRAANFEEVCIGYNEEEATKEASRCLNCKNPKCVEGCPVSINIPGFISYVKDEKFEEAAKEISKYSSLPAVCGRVCPQERQCEGRCVLGIKGDSVSIGKLERFTADWAASHNVDLSATEPKNGIKVAVIGSGPAGLTCAGDLAKKGYEVTIFEALHKAGGVLEYGIPEFRLPKEKVVKNEVENIKKLGVKIETNVIVGRTITIDQLFEDEGFKAVFIGSGAGLPRFMGIPGENANGVCSANEFLTRVNLMKAAVEGYDTPVRSGKKVAVVGGGNVAMDAARTALRLGSESHIVYRRGESELPARVEEVHHAKEEGVIFDVLTNPTEILVDENGWVKGMKCVRMELGEPDASGRRSPVEVPGSEFVMDVDTVIMSLGTSPNPLISSTTQGLEINKRRCIVAEEETGLTTKEAVYAGGDAVTGAATVILAMGAGKKAAKAIDEYLQGK